In Ischnura elegans chromosome 6, ioIscEleg1.1, whole genome shotgun sequence, one genomic interval encodes:
- the LOC124161389 gene encoding glycine-rich protein 5-like, with translation MPDASYKHLAEVLCILSLLSLAVLAQAEIYAPPLPLGGGISRPGSLAAFSPPGIGVAGTFGPGGGFGGSISLLGPGGNGVSGLGTTVGLSSGGGINGPSSFSVGFAPAAPGGAGGGSGGLPVGAPGSSGFLPQSASFTPGISGALSAPAPSVFAPPPRVPASVYGPPDF, from the exons ATGCCAGATGCTAGCTACAAACACCTGGCTGAAGTTTTG TGTATTCTGTCACTCTTGAGCCTTGCCGTCCTCGCCCAAGCGGAAATCTACGCACCACCCCTACCCCTCGGCGGCGGAATCTCGCGCCCTGGTTCCCTCGCAGCCTTCTCCCCGCCTGGAATCGGTGTTGCCGGAACCTTTGGACCCGGGGGCGGCTTTGGAGGCTCCATCTCGTTACTCGGCCCTGGCGGCAACGGTGTCTCCGGTCTCGGCACAACCGTCGGCCTCTCCTCAGGCGGAGGTATCAACGGCCCCAGCAGCTTCAGCGTCGGCTTCGCTCCCGCCGCGCCCGGAGGTGCCGGTGGTGGCTCCGGAGGTCTTCCAGTCGGCGCCCCCGGTAGCTCCGGATTCCTCCCGCAGTCCGCCTCCTTCACCCCAGGCATTAGCGGTGCTCTCTCCGCGCCGGCACCAAGTGTCTTCGCCCCGCCTCCTAGGGTGCCTGCTTCCGTCTACGGTCCCCCGGACTTCTGA